Proteins co-encoded in one Streptomyces sp. NBC_01283 genomic window:
- a CDS encoding IS256 family transposase translates to MPAVEAVDTVDDQLIGMLVDRARFEGLQLTGEGGLLQQLTKRVLESALEGEITGHLGYEKHDPAGRDSGNSRNGTRSKTVLTDVGPVEISVPRDVEGSFEPQIVKKRQRRLTGVDEMVLSLSAKGLTHGEISAHLAEVYGANVSKQTITTITDKVMDGMAEWQSRPLDPVYPVVFVDAINVKIRDGHVANRPIYVALAVTAEGTRDILGIWAGDGGEGAKHWLSVFTELKNRGVQDVLMLVCDGLKGLPDAVETVWPRTVVQTCIVHLLRNSFRYVARQDWDKVAKALKPVYTAPNEAAATERFLEFSDAWGTKCPAVVKLWSDAWAEFVPFLSFDVEIRKVICSTNAIESVNARIRKAVRARGHFPNESAALKCVYMALMSLDPTGKGRKRWTMRWKAPLNAFQIAFEGRLTPAVK, encoded by the coding sequence ATGCCTGCGGTCGAGGCCGTGGACACGGTCGACGATCAGCTGATCGGGATGCTGGTGGACCGGGCCCGGTTCGAGGGTCTGCAGTTGACCGGCGAGGGCGGGCTGCTGCAGCAACTCACCAAGCGGGTGCTGGAGTCCGCCCTGGAGGGCGAGATCACCGGCCACCTCGGCTATGAGAAGCACGATCCGGCCGGCCGTGACAGCGGCAACTCCCGCAACGGAACTCGCTCCAAGACTGTGCTCACCGACGTCGGCCCGGTCGAGATATCCGTGCCGCGTGACGTCGAGGGCAGCTTCGAGCCGCAGATCGTCAAGAAGCGGCAGCGACGGCTCACCGGCGTCGACGAGATGGTCTTGTCGCTCTCCGCAAAAGGGCTGACGCACGGCGAGATTTCGGCTCACCTGGCCGAGGTGTACGGCGCGAATGTGTCGAAGCAGACCATCACCACCATCACCGACAAGGTGATGGACGGCATGGCCGAATGGCAGTCTCGTCCGCTCGACCCCGTCTATCCCGTGGTGTTCGTGGACGCTATCAACGTGAAAATCCGCGATGGCCATGTGGCCAACAGGCCCATTTATGTGGCCTTGGCGGTGACCGCCGAAGGGACCCGCGACATTCTCGGGATCTGGGCCGGCGACGGAGGAGAGGGTGCCAAGCACTGGCTTTCCGTCTTCACGGAACTCAAGAACCGCGGAGTGCAGGATGTGCTGATGCTCGTCTGCGACGGGCTCAAGGGCCTGCCGGACGCCGTCGAGACGGTCTGGCCCCGCACGGTAGTTCAGACCTGCATCGTTCACCTTTTGCGCAACAGTTTCCGATACGTGGCCAGGCAGGACTGGGACAAGGTCGCCAAGGCCCTCAAGCCCGTATATACGGCGCCGAACGAAGCCGCAGCCACCGAGAGGTTCCTCGAGTTCAGCGACGCCTGGGGCACCAAGTGCCCGGCAGTCGTGAAGCTGTGGTCCGACGCCTGGGCCGAGTTCGTTCCCTTCCTCTCCTTCGACGTCGAAATCAGGAAGGTGATCTGCAGCACGAATGCCATCGAGAGCGTGAACGCTCGGATCCGCAAGGCCGTTCGCGCCCGCGGGCACTTCCCGAACGAGTCCGCGGCCCTCAAGTGCGTTTACATGGCGTTGATGTCACTCGACCCGACCGGCAAGGGCCGCAAACGCTGGACCATGCGCTGGAAGGCACCCTTGAATGCCTTCCAGATCGCCTTCGAAGGCCGACTCACCCCGGCCGTGAAGTAA
- a CDS encoding sulfite exporter TauE/SafE family protein, translating into MEWTIWAGFAAGLLISTVTAPVGVSGAVFLLPVQLSVLGVPSPAVTPTNLLFNVVAGPGALWRYRRDGALRGALARRLITWTLPGVIAGAAIRVFALPDPDVFRILVAAFLLPLGTWLCLRTLRPARRPDAAEPSAPALAALALTVGVVGGIYGIGGGSLLGPILAARGVPMARIAPATLTATFTTSVAGAAAYAVLALASPGPVAPDWWLGLACGAGGLIGGYLGARFQPHLPENALRLLLSALAATLGALYAVQALN; encoded by the coding sequence GTGGAGTGGACGATCTGGGCCGGGTTCGCGGCCGGCCTGCTGATCTCGACGGTGACCGCTCCGGTCGGCGTGTCCGGGGCGGTCTTCCTCCTGCCCGTCCAGCTCAGCGTCCTCGGCGTGCCGAGTCCCGCAGTCACGCCGACGAACCTGCTGTTCAATGTGGTGGCCGGGCCAGGCGCACTGTGGCGCTACCGCCGCGACGGCGCTCTGCGCGGCGCACTGGCCCGGCGCCTCATCACCTGGACGCTGCCCGGCGTCATCGCCGGAGCCGCCATCCGCGTCTTCGCCCTGCCCGACCCCGACGTCTTCCGCATCCTGGTCGCCGCCTTCCTGCTGCCGCTCGGCACCTGGCTGTGCCTGCGCACCCTACGCCCCGCCCGGCGGCCGGACGCGGCCGAACCGTCGGCGCCCGCGCTCGCCGCCCTCGCCCTGACGGTCGGGGTGGTCGGGGGGATCTACGGGATCGGGGGCGGTTCCCTGCTCGGGCCGATCCTCGCCGCGCGCGGCGTGCCCATGGCCCGCATCGCACCGGCCACCCTCACCGCGACCTTCACCACCTCCGTCGCGGGAGCTGCCGCGTACGCCGTGCTGGCCCTGGCGAGCCCCGGGCCCGTCGCGCCCGACTGGTGGCTGGGCCTGGCCTGCGGCGCCGGAGGGCTGATCGGCGGCTACCTCGGCGCCCGCTTCCAACCCCACCTTCCCGAGAACGCGCTACGGCTCCTGCTCAGCGCCCTCGCGGCGACCCTCGGCGCGCTGTACGCCGTTCAGGCCCTGAACTGA
- a CDS encoding cation transporter, whose translation MTAISLGPSPARRDALAKRIRLLVAATITYNVIEAVVAITAGTMASSTALIGFGLDSVIEVSSAAAVAWQFSARDHAVREAREKATLRIIAVSFFAPAAYVSVDAVRALTGTGEADRSIPGIVIAALSLAVMPFLSAAQRKAGRELGSASAVADSKQTLLCTYLSAVLLLGLVLNATLGWSWADPIAALVIAAIALKEGRDAWQGKGCCAPAANTPLPAVGTVAAEADACGCKQGCTCCS comes from the coding sequence ATGACCGCGATATCCCTCGGCCCGTCCCCGGCCCGCCGCGACGCGCTCGCCAAGCGAATACGCCTGCTGGTCGCCGCCACCATCACCTACAACGTCATCGAGGCAGTCGTCGCCATCACTGCGGGCACGATGGCCTCGTCCACGGCGCTGATCGGCTTCGGCCTGGATTCGGTGATCGAGGTGTCCTCCGCCGCGGCGGTCGCCTGGCAGTTCTCCGCCCGCGACCACGCCGTACGCGAGGCCCGGGAGAAGGCGACCCTGCGGATCATCGCCGTGTCCTTCTTCGCGCCGGCCGCCTACGTCAGCGTCGACGCCGTCCGCGCCCTGACCGGCACCGGCGAGGCCGACCGCTCGATCCCCGGCATCGTCATCGCCGCCCTGTCCCTGGCGGTCATGCCGTTCCTCTCCGCCGCCCAGCGCAAGGCCGGTCGTGAACTCGGCTCCGCCTCCGCGGTCGCCGACTCCAAGCAGACCCTGCTGTGCACATACCTCTCCGCCGTCCTCCTTCTCGGCCTGGTCCTCAACGCCACCCTCGGCTGGTCCTGGGCCGACCCCATCGCCGCCCTCGTCATCGCCGCCATCGCCCTCAAGGAAGGCCGCGACGCCTGGCAGGGCAAGGGCTGCTGCGCGCCCGCCGCGAACACCCCGCTCCCCGCCGTCGGGACTGTGGCGGCCGAGGCGGACGCGTGCGGCTGCAAGCAGGGCTGCACCTGCTGCTCGTGA
- a CDS encoding integrase core domain-containing protein, whose amino-acid sequence MLWELAYLGVTNAFAMLRLLPMTDRDKDTEILALRHQIAVLERQLNGNRVAFTAGDRAFLAALLNGLPKNVLRRMRLLVRPDTVLRWHRDLVARRHAIRSRPLREGRPRTVRSIRALVLRLARENPTWGYRRLHGELLVLGVKAAASTVWEILKDAGIPPAPERASSTWADFLRSQSDAFLACDFFETVTLSGARLYVFAVIEHASRRIRILGATAHPNAPWVTQTAKNLVMDLEDRCSRARFLIRDRDGKFPALFDAILADAGIEVVLSGVRIPRMNAIMERWVETCRRELLDRTLVWNHRHLLHALREFEQFYNEHRPHQGIANSRPLHTLPAPITDPEQINRLDIRRRDRLGGILHEYQHAA is encoded by the coding sequence GTGCTGTGGGAACTCGCTTACCTGGGCGTGACGAACGCCTTCGCGATGCTGCGCCTGCTCCCCATGACCGACCGGGACAAGGACACAGAGATCCTGGCCCTGCGCCACCAGATCGCGGTACTGGAGCGGCAGCTGAACGGAAACCGAGTCGCCTTCACCGCAGGCGATCGAGCGTTCCTGGCAGCGCTCTTGAACGGCCTCCCGAAGAATGTTCTTCGGCGTATGCGGCTGCTGGTGCGACCTGACACGGTCCTGCGCTGGCACCGTGACCTGGTCGCGCGCCGGCACGCCATCCGGTCCCGACCCCTTCGAGAAGGCCGACCGCGGACCGTCCGCTCCATCCGAGCCCTCGTCCTGCGCCTGGCCCGAGAGAACCCCACTTGGGGATATCGGCGCCTGCACGGCGAACTGCTTGTACTCGGAGTGAAAGCAGCCGCGTCAACCGTCTGGGAAATACTGAAGGACGCCGGCATCCCACCCGCCCCCGAACGGGCGTCGAGCACGTGGGCGGACTTCCTACGCTCCCAAAGCGACGCCTTCCTGGCCTGCGATTTCTTCGAAACCGTCACCCTGTCAGGAGCCCGGCTCTACGTATTCGCGGTGATCGAACACGCAAGCCGCCGCATCCGCATTCTGGGCGCCACCGCGCATCCCAACGCGCCCTGGGTAACGCAGACAGCCAAGAACCTCGTCATGGACCTTGAAGACCGCTGCAGCCGAGCGCGGTTCCTGATCCGGGACAGGGACGGCAAGTTCCCTGCCCTGTTCGACGCCATTCTCGCCGACGCCGGCATAGAGGTGGTCCTCAGCGGCGTACGCATACCGCGTATGAACGCGATCATGGAACGCTGGGTGGAGACCTGCCGACGAGAACTGCTGGACCGCACCCTCGTCTGGAACCACCGGCATCTTCTCCACGCTCTCCGCGAGTTCGAGCAGTTCTACAACGAGCATCGGCCGCATCAGGGCATCGCCAACTCCCGCCCACTGCACACCCTCCCCGCACCCATCACCGATCCCGAGCAGATCAACCGCCTCGACATACGAAGACGCGACCGCCTGGGCGGCATCCTCCACGAGTACCAACATGCAGCCTGA